The genome window GGAGGCTGGTGTTTGGCGTGCCCTGGAAATAGCGCTGCAGAATAGAGGGATCCACGTGGCGCACATCGGCGCGTGTAAACCGCCCTTGCTGCGCCTTCTTTAAAATGGAGCGGTCTAAGTCGGTCGCGAGTATTTTATGCGGCCTCTCTGGGGCAAGTTGATCGAGCAGAATGGCCAACGAATACGGCTCGGCACCGTAGGAGCAGCCAGCGCTCCATACGCGGAGAGGGCCTCCCTTCGCCAAAAGCTCGGGCAATATATGGGTTCGGAGCTCCTCCCATTTCTCCGGGTTTCTAAAGAGCTCCGACACGTTGATCGTCAGTCGGTCGAGAAACAGGGCGTACTCTTGCGGATCGTGTTCGAGCAGGGCGTAATACTCCATAAAGCTCTTCTTGCCAGCGCGTTCCACCAGGCCCCAAAGCCTGCGGTGCATCTGCTGCTGTCGGTAGAGGTTCAGGTCAATGCCGGTTTTCCGAAGGATGTGCGCTTTAAACTGGCTATAGTCTGCGGTTTCCAGGTAACGCGCATCCGTCTCTTCATTTTCTTGCAGGTAAGTCTTTGCAATCGCCATTTCACAGCCTCCTTTTTACGCTGCCTTTGCCAGTGAGGACGGGTTTATAGATTTCCATCGTGGCGCTTTCTCCGCAGCTCCGAGGGCAGCAAGCAACCGCTCCGCTTGTCCTGGAATCCGCACATAGACGCGCCCATCGCCATAAAAGAGAAGCGTCCTGCCCACATTTCCTCCTAGGTCTGCCGCCACAATGGGCAGTCCAAAGCGGGCTAGCTCCTGCTGCACGGCCTCCACATTGCGCGGCCCGATGTCAAGTTTGCTGATGGTGCCAAACCCTTTAAAGATCTGCCCACCGCCGGCCAGAGCCACTCGCATTCGGGAGCGGAGGGCCCCTTCTTTCTGTAGCTTTTCAATGAGTTGAGGAACCGCGATGTCGGCGTAACGCGGGTCGTCGTCCTCCGGATTTGTGCGGTTGGGTAAAACCACATGGGCCATGCCGGCCAGAGACAAGACCGGATCGTAGATGCAGACGCCGACACAGCTGCCTAAGCCCAAAGCGATCAAGAGCGAGTTTTCTGAGCGGCATATTTTGACCTCAGCCATTCCAACCGTTATCTTTTCACTCAATGGGGCGCTCTCCATAGAGGGCGTTTAAAAAGATAGACAAACTATTCGATTCCGGAATGTACAAAAAGAAACCTTCTAAGTCGGTCTCGCGCTGTTCCATGTTGGTAACAATGGTCAGTGCGTCTGTTTGTAGGGTGCCAGTAGCTGCCAGCATCGAGGCAAGGCTTGAGAGAATGCTGGCGGTGACGTCGCAGGCGAAAGCCGGTGGGGTGGTGAACAGGGTTAGGCCGGTAAGTTCGCTGATGGCCATAAGGAACGAGGAGACGATGATGTTCCCCAGCTCCATGAGGGCGGAGCACTCTAATTCTCCTAACACCTTTGTGGTGCCAAGCGGCTGTCCTAAAAGCCTGTCGGCCGTTTTGAGAGCCCCTTCTTGAGAAAGAAGAAAGGCAACGTGTCCCGGAGCATCGCCCTCCACCGCTAAGTAGATGCCGATGGCCTCGTCCTCCGGTCTGCACAGGATCTCAAGGAAATGAGAAAGCGGCACGATATCCACACACGGCACATGCATGCCGATGCGCCAATCGGTGAGCGTCGCCAGTGCCGTTACCGCGTGCCCTGTTCCGATATTGGCGATCTCGCGGATGGCATCGAGCTGTTCTGATGTTAGTTTTAGGCAAGTTGTGTTCATGGCGCTGACTCCGGCGAAATTTTCGGCCCAAGCTGTCCTCTCATTGAGGGTGTTTGGACGAGGAAACCGGATTTTTGGCCAAAATCCGGTAGCTTTGCGAGGAATAGTGAAGAGGATGTTAGAAAAAAGCTCTTTGCTATAGGGTCGGAAGGAAAGTCGGCGCAATGGAAAGAACAAAAAGAACAAAACCATTACGAACCTCTTGCAGCGAAAAACGTCTCTATAGGCAGGAGAAGACATTTTTTCAAAAGGAATGTAAGAATGTTTCTTCAGTATCCTCGGCAAAAACCCCGTCGAACTGTGCGCGTGGGAGCGACAGTGGCTTTGATAGGGTGGCTGGCATATCCTGTATGGGCCCGACAGGCTCCTCCGGTTACCCTTTCTGAAACGCCGCGGGCATTTGTCCTCTCTAACGGTATCCTTACAGTGCAGATCGATAAGTACAGCGGCAACATCACCTCCTGGAAGTATAAAGGCCTGGAGCTGATGAGCCGTGAGCAGGGCTACTGGTCGCAGGTGGGAAGCACCCGCCATTTTGGAGCTAAACGGATGGCATTGGTGCGCGTCAGCCCTGCTGCCTCGCACGGCGCCGAAGTTGAAGTGGCCGTGCGCGCCCTATATGACGCGCACAACCCCTCCGATCAGTTGCCAGTGGATGTGGAGTGGCGCTACACCCTGTTTCGAGAAGCTTCCTGGCTTTACGCAAGCGCCCTGTGGCATCATCCGCCAAGCTACCCTTCTTTCTCGGTGGGTGAGGCGAGGATGTGTCTTAAGCTCAACCCCGCCGTTTTCGACTATTTGGTGGTGGATGCCCAGCGCCAGCAAAAGATGGCTACTGGTTACGATTGGGATCATGGTATACAGTTGAACCTGAAAGAGGCACGGCGCCTAACGACCGGTGTGCGAGCTGGTGAGGTGGAACATAAGTACGACTATGCCGCCGTGCTCTACCAGACGCCGGCTTACGGCTGGACAAGCACACACGATGGAGTGGGCTTTTGGATGATCAATCCGAGCTTTGAATACCTTAGTGGGGGGCCGACACGACCGGAGCTGACAGGGCACGTAGACACGGTGTTGTTGAATATGTGGCTTAGTAGCCACTACGGAGGAAGCTGGCTCGCCATAGACAAAGGGGAGGATTGGACGAAGTTTGTAGGGCCTTTTGTGCTGTATGTGAATAGTGGTTCGACCCCACAGGCGATGTGGCACGATGCACTCCATCGGGCGGCCTTGGAGAAGGCGAAGTGGCCCTATCCATGGGTAGACGATCCGAACTATCCTTCCGCCTCTCACCGCGGCACCGCTGACGGCCAGATCCTTGTGCACGATCCCTACCATCCCCATTTAGAAGTTCGAGATATGTGGGTCGGGCTCACCGCTCCGGACTATCCCGCGCATCAGCCGGTCGGTTTCCCACCCATGGTGGATTGGCAGCGCGATGCAGCCCACTATCAGTTCTGGGTTCAGGCAAACCGCGACGGCTCCTTTCGTATACCAAACATTCGGCCTGGCCACTATACCCTCCACGCGTTTGCAACCGGAGTGCTCGGAGAGTTTGAGAAAACGGACATCTCCATTAACGCGGGAGAGACGCTCCATCTGGGCCGGTTGATCTGGATTCCAAAGTATTATGGGAAGCCTTTGTGGGAGATAGGCGTGCCTGACCGAACGGCGAGAGAGTTTCGGCATGGAGATCACTACTGGCAGTGGGGCCTGTACTATCTCTACCCTAAGGAGTTTCCTCATGGAGTTCAGTTTGTTATAGGGAAAAGCGACTGGCACCGCGATTGGAACTACTGTCAACCGCCCATCATCTATGGTGACCCAGAGTGGGGCACGGTATGGCAGGTGGCCGACAGCATATGGTCTATCTACTTTACGCTGCCGAAAGCGCTTGCAGGAAAGGCCTACCTACGGTTGGCTTTTTGCGGTAGCCGCCAGGGAACGCATATTACCGTGCTCGTCAATGGAAGGGTTGTAGGAGACACTGGCCCGCTTCCTGATTCGGGAGTGATGCATCGAGATGGGATACAGGGCTACTGGTGCGAGCGCGACGTTGCATTCGACGCCTCTCTCCTGAAGGCTGGCCAGAACGTTATTCAACTGAAACTGGAAGCCCACGATTGGCCGCAAGGCGTGCTTTACGACTATCTGCGGTTGGAGGTCTCTCCAACCACTTCAATCCTCACCGGCGCAAGAGAGTAATGCCATTCACACCACTATTTCACACGATAGTCTTGCCTTTACGGTCTCAACCCTTACCGAGCCTTCTTGGCCCTCTGTCTGCCTATCTCCTTAACTTACTTTGAGTTCCTTTAGAGGTTGGGGGGAGTCGGGTTTGGATCGGGAGTGGGCTTGCCGCCGTTGGAGAGCGGTAACGTCGTTGTTGGCGGGTTTGGGGTGGTATCGGAGGGTACTGTGGCCGTAATGGATTGCGGCGTGATGTTGGCGGCAGCGCCCGCCACGGTGAAGGTTCCATCTGCGTTGACCGTAGCGACCCCTCCATCTAAAATAAGCGTAGGAAAGATGGCGAGGAGGTTGCCTTGGGCATCGTAGACCTGGGCTTTGTAGAGGGGTGCGTTTCCAGATGGATTCGACACTTGGGTAATGGCGATTTTGGCCACGTTGGCCGCATTAAAGTTGGCCGGTAGGAGGGCGATAACGACCTGGGTGGGGCGATTGTTGGCCAGTAAGAAGGAGAAGTGTTGGCTTTGCAGCGACGTGTCGTTGGGCTGTACCTGGATGGTGACTGGGCTTTCGACGCTGCCGGTCGGAATGCCGTTGATGGCGAACTGCCCGTTGGAATCGGTATAGACGCGATAAGAGAGAAACTGTCCGTTTGGCGTTGAGGTAGTGATGGTGACCGTGGCGTCGGGCACAGGCGCTGTGGGGTTGGCCGCCTGAATCACCTGGCCAAGCACGGCACTGCGCCCTGGTGGAATGCCTCCGCCGGTGAACGAGCTAATGCCTCCGCCACAGCCATCGAGCAGAAAGGCGATCACGCTCCATATCAGTGCCAATAGCACCTTGCTGCTTTTCCATATCCTGTTTTGTTGGACACCGGCGGGGGTCATCGTCCAAATCCTTCTAACGCTCTACACGATCCAACAGGGGAGGCCAGCTCGTCTGTTCCAGAAAGGCTTCTCGTTCCTGACGACGATTTTGACTTAGTAGCAGATTGGCGTAGCCAGCGTACACGGCCAGGCAGTCCTCATTTTCGAGAAGGGTATCGGGCAGTTGAGCCTCCTGAAGGGCGCTGCGCAACTGGTTAAGCAGGCGGATGGCCTGATTCCAGTGATTTTCGACCTCTTGGAGGTTAGGGGCGGCACGATCGAGGCCAAGAAGTCCGAGGAGATGATGGGCCCGCCACGCCGCCTCTAGAAAGCCGGTCTCTTGGGCGAGGGCGAGGGCGCGCTCGCCCTGTTCTTGCGCTTGAGTCAGCGTCTGAGGATCTTTACTTTGCAGGCGTAGCGCCTCTGCCAAGCGAACACGCGCTAAGGCTTCGAGATGGCGCGCACCGAGTTTGGAGGCGTCGTTCAAAGCTTGTTGGGCGGCTTCTCTTGCAGCGCTCGCTTGTCCCTCAGCGAGGTAGAGCCGTGTGGAGCGGAGCTGGCATTCGATGCTTGAACCGGCATAGCGTACCGAGGCAGCGACGGCATGGGCCTGCGCAGCATGATAGCGTGCCTCCGGAAGCCGTCCAGAAAGCCCTAGGTAGGCGTCGGTGAGGGCTAGCTGTGCGTAGAGCTCTGCTTGCCGGTCTCCTCGGGAGAGCGCTTGCGCCAACGCGTCCTTGCCGTGTTGAATCGCCGTATTAAAGTCGCCGGCTGCTGCAAAGAAGAGGCCGAGCCAGGCTCGACTCAGGGTCTCCCTCCGCTGGTCGCCGAGAAAGCGGGCAAGTTGCAGGGTGGCCGTCCAGCCGGTATGGGCTTCCTTCCATCGGCCGGTGGCAAAGTCTATCCACGCGAGGTCGAAACGCGCTTCCAGGTGTTGATCGGCGTTCCCCAGTTGTTCTGCTTCGTAGAGACAGGCTTCGGCGAGGGCGCGGGCGTTGGCGAAGTCGCCACAGGCCATATAGACGTTGCGTTGGTTTGTGTTCACATAGAGGCGGCCTATGCGCGCCTCAGAGCCATCGTCCTGTTCCAGAGCGTCGAGAACGCTGTTTGCCTCCTCAAAAAGACGCATGGCCTCGGCAAACTCTCCAAACTGTTCGTGCAGGCTGCCTAGGGCCAAAAGTCCGCGCCAACGTGCGGAAGGGAGGGTGCTGTTGGCAACGATAGAAAACTGCGCGCGAGCCTCCTCAATGCGCCCCAAGCCCCAAAGCGCTTTTCCTAAGCTCTGACGAGCGGCCAGCTCGGTTTGGATATCGCCAAGCTCAGAGGCTAGTGCAACGGCCCGGGTGAGGGCATCGGCGGCGCGAAGGTTCTCACCGCAGGCAAGAAGCGCGTTGCCAAGTTGCTCTTGAGCGCGCACTTGGGCTGCTCTGTCGCCAAGCTGGTCAGTGAGGGAGACAATGCGTTCACAGGTGAGGACAAGAGCACGTTGATCGGGAGGGCCCGCCTGTGCTGTCGCTAGCTCTTGTAGAGCGCGAAGGCTTTCTGCAAGCCGTGTGGCGATAGGCTCCTGAGCCGATTCGGGCTTCTCTTCTGGGGCCTCTACCGTATCGGCGTAAAAGTAGGTAAGGGGCACGTTGCAGATGGCCGCAATCTGCTGAAGCCGATCGGGTTGAGCTAAGGTGCTACCGGATACATATTGGTAGATGAGCGCGCGCGAACAACCCAAACGGTTGGCCAACTCCTCCACCGTTAGCCCCGCACGTTCTACGGCCTGCTGTAGGCGTTTGCCCTGTTCGCGTCTACCCTCGCGTGTTCTTAAGTCCATACCAAGCCTTCGATTCACAAGGCCAGGGGGCAAGGGGGGCTAGTTGGCTATCGAAAAAATCGGCAACTCGTGCTACACTTAGGGAGAAATCACTAACGTACGTATTATAACACGAACAGGCCCTCGCCGTCAACGGAGCGTAAAATAAAAAGGCCGCCTCCGCACAACGTTCCAGGGCTACGGAGGCGACTTGCCAAACGGCTAACACTTCAGAAAGGAGATCACGCACTTTCTTTGACTACGTTTCCGTTGATTGTGTTCCAAGCCCGTTTTGCAGAGACTGTTCTAGGGAGCTGCGAAGACGATTCTGGATGAAGGTGAGCGTAAGATCGGCTCGACTTCGTTCAAGTACGGCGCGAAGGTTATCTACGGCGCGACGTAAACCCTCGGTCAGCGCGTCGGGGAAGTCGAAGGTGATGAGCAAGTCATAGATGGCCTCCATCGAGTCGAGCACGCGGCTGGCAATGTCGAGCTGGTCTCGGCGAAGGCTATCGAGCAGATACCGCCGACTCTCACTGGCGGCCTCCGCGAGGCCGTGAAGATAGGCTGCCGATTCTACACCAAGCTCTTCAGGAGTGGGAAGTGGGGCTTCCATCACAATGGCGAGCATGGCCTCGGCCTCAACGTACTCCTTTTGCGCATCGTGAATATAGCCGGAATAGAAGAGGTCGGGATAGGGCTTGAGAAGGGCATGCGCGGCGAAAAGCTTCTCGCGCGCCTCCTGAATAAGCTGTTTGGTGACGTCGAACTCCTTCCGATGGACGGCTCGGGTTGCGCGCGACGTGTATTGGATGATCTCTCGACATAAGCGCAACGTCTCTTCACGAGCCTGATTCTTTGCCTCGAAGTCGGCGCGCAGTCGTTGACCTACCGTTTCTAGCAAGGCCGAATAGTCCATTTTCTTCTGTCCTTTTCTAAAAAAGTATTTTACCTGGCTGTTTTGAAGGGCGATGCCGCCGATCTCAAGGCCCACGTCAGGAGCCTTCAAGAAAAAGCAGGATATCGTAAACCAAACGCGAAATCTACAACACAAAACCATGGGGGGTGCCGAGATGAGCTACTTCCGTGTGGATGCAGACCAGGTAGCACGATTTGCAAGAGACGGCTACTTAATCGTTCACCAGCTGCTCGACGCCGAGGAGACGGAGCTGCTGCGTAAAATCGCCAAAGCGGATAGGGAGATTTTGGAGAAGCGTAGCGGAAGGCAAGATGCAGAAGGAAAAAAGGCCTTAATTATCTTGCATACCGATCTCCGAGACGATATCTACGGTGCCATTGTGCGTTCGCGGCGTATCGTAGACACAATGGAGCAGCTTTTGGGCGGCGAGGTCTACCATTGGCACCATAAGATGACCATGAAAGAGCCGTTTGAAGGTGGGGCCTGGGAGTGGCATCAGGACTACGGGTATTGGTACAACGACAACTGCCTTTTTCCCTACATGGCCAGCGTGCAGATCGCCGTGGACGCCTGCACCAAAGAGAACGGTTGCCTGCAGGTTATTCGAGGCTCCCATCTATTAGGGCGGCTCGATCACGGTCGGGTTGGTGACCAGACAGGGGCGGATAGAGAGCGGGTTGAGGCCGCATTGCAGCGCCTTGAGCTTGTCTACTGCGAGCTGGAGCCAGGGGATGGGGTGTTCTTCCATTGTAACCTCCTCCATCGTTCCGATGCCAATAGAAGCCCACATCCTCGGTGGACTTTTCTCTGCTGCTACAACGCGGCCCGTAACGATCCGTTCAAACCAGGGTGGTATCCCAACTATTCCCCCCTTGAAAAGTGGGACGATTCGCGCGTTAAGGAGGTGGGGCGTCGCCAGTGGGAGACCATGGTGGCGGCAACCACGGCTTAATGTCGTTGTGCGTTTCCGAACACACGCTTGCCTTTAATAGAGGAAAGAAGCAAGAGGCGTTTCGTTGTGGCGTAGAACGCCTGAGGCATGGTTTGTAGAATGGGAATGGAGGCGAACGGTTGAGGCTAAGAAAGGAGAGACCACCCTCTTTGTTTCGACTCGATAACAAAGTAGCCGTGATCACGGGGGCTGGATCGGGCATTGGAGAGCAGATAGCCGTCCTCTTTGCGCAGCAGGGCGCACACGTTGTGGTGGCCGATCGGGATGAGACGAACGGCCGTCGAGTTGTGGAACGCATAGGAGCCCAGGCGCTTTTCCTGCCGATGGACGTAACGGTCTCTCGAAGCGTGAAAACGGGTTTGGAGCAGATATTCGAGCGCTTCGGCCAACTCGATATACTGGTTAACAACGCTGGTGTCGGGTTTGTGGGCAGCGTAGAGGAGACGCCTGAGGAGGAGTTTGCACACCTGATGGGGGTGAATGTGGCAGGCGTCTTCCACGGTTGCAAGCATGCAGCTCCTTTAATGCTGCGGCAGGGCAAAGGAAACATCATTAACATCGCCTCGGTGGCAGGCCTGGTGGGCATCCCTCGACGCTTCGCCTACTGCGCTACCAAAGGTGCCGTGATCGCCATGACACGCCAAATGGCCGTGGACTACGCCAAGAAGGGCCTTCGGGTGAATGCGATTGCGCCCGGCACTGTGGAAACCCCCTTTGTGGAGAGCTACCTGCAGCGTTTCCATGCCGGGGAGATCGAGCAGACACGTGCCCAACTTCATGCGCGCCAACCCATTGGACGTATGGGACGCCCAGAGGAGATCGCCTTAATGGCGCTCTATCTAGCTGCCGACGAATCGGAGTTCGTAACCGGTTCGGTGCTCGTTATTGATGGAGGCTGGACGGCGGCATAGCTGCCCTAAAAACGAAACCACCCGGCAAAGTTCCTCGTCAACCACTGCAGAAGGAGATGAAAAAGACTCTCAAGAATTAACTACCTGAGAGAAACGTTATCGAGAGGGAACGGGTATGGGGGCAGCATCCTTGTTACAGTGGCAAACACTGATTTTCCTTTTGCCCTTTTCGATTTCCGCTCTGCTGCTATTGCTGGCTTCTCTGAGGTTAGGGCATCATGGAGGGCATCATGCCGGTGGTCATGCAACATTAGGGCATGCTCATGATGTTGGCACTGCGATGGGGCATCAGGCGGTAGGGCCTGATGCTGGTGGGCACACGGTCAGTCATCAAGCGGAAAAGACGGCCCATGCGCCCTAAAGACGGTCCGTCCCCTTAGGTTGCCGATCGGTTCGTCTATCTGATAGGCTTTCTCAAGAAACGAGGGTGGGTTAGAATTGCCTTCAAAGCGTTGAAAAACTCCTCCAAATGGGAGTTGCAATTTTCTGTAGATTGTGATACAATAGAAAAGCACGTACGGAGAGATGGCTGAGTGGTCGAAAGCGGCTGACTGCTAATCAGTTGTAGGGGCGTATTGCCCCTACCCCGGGTTCGAATCCCGGTCTCTCCGCTTTAGA of Chthonomonas calidirosea T49 contains these proteins:
- a CDS encoding polysaccharide lyase family protein, coding for MFLQYPRQKPRRTVRVGATVALIGWLAYPVWARQAPPVTLSETPRAFVLSNGILTVQIDKYSGNITSWKYKGLELMSREQGYWSQVGSTRHFGAKRMALVRVSPAASHGAEVEVAVRALYDAHNPSDQLPVDVEWRYTLFREASWLYASALWHHPPSYPSFSVGEARMCLKLNPAVFDYLVVDAQRQQKMATGYDWDHGIQLNLKEARRLTTGVRAGEVEHKYDYAAVLYQTPAYGWTSTHDGVGFWMINPSFEYLSGGPTRPELTGHVDTVLLNMWLSSHYGGSWLAIDKGEDWTKFVGPFVLYVNSGSTPQAMWHDALHRAALEKAKWPYPWVDDPNYPSASHRGTADGQILVHDPYHPHLEVRDMWVGLTAPDYPAHQPVGFPPMVDWQRDAAHYQFWVQANRDGSFRIPNIRPGHYTLHAFATGVLGEFEKTDISINAGETLHLGRLIWIPKYYGKPLWEIGVPDRTAREFRHGDHYWQWGLYYLYPKEFPHGVQFVIGKSDWHRDWNYCQPPIIYGDPEWGTVWQVADSIWSIYFTLPKALAGKAYLRLAFCGSRQGTHITVLVNGRVVGDTGPLPDSGVMHRDGIQGYWCERDVAFDASLLKAGQNVIQLKLEAHDWPQGVLYDYLRLEVSPTTSILTGARE
- a CDS encoding chemotaxis protein CheD, which produces MSEKITVGMAEVKICRSENSLLIALGLGSCVGVCIYDPVLSLAGMAHVVLPNRTNPEDDDPRYADIAVPQLIEKLQKEGALRSRMRVALAGGGQIFKGFGTISKLDIGPRNVEAVQQELARFGLPIVAADLGGNVGRTLLFYGDGRVYVRIPGQAERLLAALGAAEKAPRWKSINPSSLAKAA
- a CDS encoding helix-turn-helix domain-containing protein, with product MDLRTREGRREQGKRLQQAVERAGLTVEELANRLGCSRALIYQYVSGSTLAQPDRLQQIAAICNVPLTYFYADTVEAPEEKPESAQEPIATRLAESLRALQELATAQAGPPDQRALVLTCERIVSLTDQLGDRAAQVRAQEQLGNALLACGENLRAADALTRAVALASELGDIQTELAARQSLGKALWGLGRIEEARAQFSIVANSTLPSARWRGLLALGSLHEQFGEFAEAMRLFEEANSVLDALEQDDGSEARIGRLYVNTNQRNVYMACGDFANARALAEACLYEAEQLGNADQHLEARFDLAWIDFATGRWKEAHTGWTATLQLARFLGDQRRETLSRAWLGLFFAAAGDFNTAIQHGKDALAQALSRGDRQAELYAQLALTDAYLGLSGRLPEARYHAAQAHAVAASVRYAGSSIECQLRSTRLYLAEGQASAAREAAQQALNDASKLGARHLEALARVRLAEALRLQSKDPQTLTQAQEQGERALALAQETGFLEAAWRAHHLLGLLGLDRAAPNLQEVENHWNQAIRLLNQLRSALQEAQLPDTLLENEDCLAVYAGYANLLLSQNRRQEREAFLEQTSWPPLLDRVER
- a CDS encoding carboxypeptidase-like regulatory domain-containing protein; protein product: MTPAGVQQNRIWKSSKVLLALIWSVIAFLLDGCGGGISSFTGGGIPPGRSAVLGQVIQAANPTAPVPDATVTITTSTPNGQFLSYRVYTDSNGQFAINGIPTGSVESPVTIQVQPNDTSLQSQHFSFLLANNRPTQVVIALLPANFNAANVAKIAITQVSNPSGNAPLYKAQVYDAQGNLLAIFPTLILDGGVATVNADGTFTVAGAAANITPQSITATVPSDTTPNPPTTTLPLSNGGKPTPDPNPTPPNL
- a CDS encoding SDR family NAD(P)-dependent oxidoreductase yields the protein MFRLDNKVAVITGAGSGIGEQIAVLFAQQGAHVVVADRDETNGRRVVERIGAQALFLPMDVTVSRSVKTGLEQIFERFGQLDILVNNAGVGFVGSVEETPEEEFAHLMGVNVAGVFHGCKHAAPLMLRQGKGNIINIASVAGLVGIPRRFAYCATKGAVIAMTRQMAVDYAKKGLRVNAIAPGTVETPFVESYLQRFHAGEIEQTRAQLHARQPIGRMGRPEEIALMALYLAADESEFVTGSVLVIDGGWTAA
- a CDS encoding CheR family methyltransferase, translating into MAIAKTYLQENEETDARYLETADYSQFKAHILRKTGIDLNLYRQQQMHRRLWGLVERAGKKSFMEYYALLEHDPQEYALFLDRLTINVSELFRNPEKWEELRTHILPELLAKGGPLRVWSAGCSYGAEPYSLAILLDQLAPERPHKILATDLDRSILKKAQQGRFTRADVRHVDPSILQRYFQGTPNTSLPADTDACYTLCPRIRERVTFRAHNLLCDPFEKDFDLICCRNVVIYFTEEAKEALYQRFYEALKPGGYLFVGGSERIFRYREIGFDSPLPFFYRKTGETPHQKPLERTYSKLRR
- a CDS encoding chemotaxis protein CheC produces the protein MNTTCLKLTSEQLDAIREIANIGTGHAVTALATLTDWRIGMHVPCVDIVPLSHFLEILCRPEDEAIGIYLAVEGDAPGHVAFLLSQEGALKTADRLLGQPLGTTKVLGELECSALMELGNIIVSSFLMAISELTGLTLFTTPPAFACDVTASILSSLASMLAATGTLQTDALTIVTNMEQRETDLEGFFLYIPESNSLSIFLNALYGERPIE
- a CDS encoding phytanoyl-CoA dioxygenase family protein, which encodes MSYFRVDADQVARFARDGYLIVHQLLDAEETELLRKIAKADREILEKRSGRQDAEGKKALIILHTDLRDDIYGAIVRSRRIVDTMEQLLGGEVYHWHHKMTMKEPFEGGAWEWHQDYGYWYNDNCLFPYMASVQIAVDACTKENGCLQVIRGSHLLGRLDHGRVGDQTGADRERVEAALQRLELVYCELEPGDGVFFHCNLLHRSDANRSPHPRWTFLCCYNAARNDPFKPGWYPNYSPLEKWDDSRVKEVGRRQWETMVAATTA